Genomic segment of Leopardus geoffroyi isolate Oge1 chromosome B2, O.geoffroyi_Oge1_pat1.0, whole genome shotgun sequence:
TCTAATGGTAAATATGTCTGCTCTCTCCGCTTGCTCTCACTGGCTTGCTAGGGGAAGGGCTAACCCGCTGGGGCTCCCACTAACCGCATGCCCACTGGGCCCAGCCTGACTGGACTCTAGCCTATTAGCAGGGCTCCCCTGCAGTCTCGGTACTGGGCCCATTGGGTGACAGGAAACCTGAGTCCCCAAGAGCTGGCCCAGGAGCCTTCGTGttggttttgtctttctttgttcctgtcactgtcctcctctcctgctctctcctcccaccttctccctcaCCCACCTTCTAACACCTCACCTGTTCCCAAccatctgccccctcccttctctctgccttctacacagcaaaaaaaaacccagcagctCCATCTTACCCGTTGTGCCCACTAGGTGGCTGAGTTAGGGGTGGGATAGAGTTAGATGCCATCCCTCCTTGAGGCTGCTTCCTTGGGTTCCCCCCACACCAGCTCACAGCCCCAGCATCACTCGCCATTCTGTCCCACCATAATGGGTACAAGCATGACATCTGAATTCAGActgacctgagtttgaatcctgcctctgccactttctaACCATATGACCTCAAGCAAGCTACTTCTCTGATCCTTAGTTTACTCTTCTGTAGACAGGGAGAATAAGAGTTTTCTCCTTTGGGGTTGCTGAGATGATTGAGACAGTGTGTGCAGAGCATCTagtaagtgcctggcacagagtcagCACAGATTAAACTGTGGTTTCATACTGCGACCTGAAGAGCAAAGGGTTGAGGCTGTGCCATCCTGCCGCCTCAACCCTGCCCTGGCTAATGCTGCCCTGCAGGGGAGGGCAGCTGTACCCAGCTTCCTCGTCTGACCTGAGATGTGTGTTGTGCCAGCTCTACTGCTCCTCACCTTGGATCCCTCAGAACCTACCTAGTCTTAGCACAGGATCTgttcccttctccctgctccaGGGCTTGGGGGCACCTCTCCTTCTACTAAGAGCACTCTTGGGGGGAATGGCTAGGCTTGGAGCCTGAACTCAACATTCCCTCCCAGGTTTCTCCCATGGTCTTGGGGAACTTCAGGAGACTAAGGTGTAAGTGGCACACAAGAGATCCCACTGTGGCTGCTCCCAGACCTGGGCATTTGAGTAACTGGGGCATGACCAGGGACCCACAGGCAGGGTTGGGCTTCTTCTGGAACCCTTGCTTTGGTGGTCTCCTTGGTGACAAGGGTTGGACCTGAGTTTTAGGAGTCAAAGATTTAAGAAGATGATAGTCCTCTGGCGCTTTTCTCATTCAGTTCCCCAGATTTGGAGAAccactctcctttcttccccaggagagggtttgggattctgtctttccaaTGGGAGAATTCTAGGGCCCCCAGAGGATGGCCCACATCTCCTCCAGAGTCCCTGAAGGGGGAGGGGTCTTGCACTATTTGAACTGATGGTTTTTCCCTGGGCTCAACTCATTCTCCTGAGCTGCAGTTTAAACTTGTTTATGTCCTGCAGAATGCAGAAAATAGGGAGAGTGACCTATCCATACTCCCTCTATTCTGACCCCTCAGCAAAGGAGTCTTACCAGTCAAGAGGGGGCAATAGAAGAGACCTAGCTCTGAGGTTCTCTAACTCTTTCATCTACTTTCTTAcaccctgcctcctcctccgAATTCTTCTCCTCTTTTGGCCCCCTCCCCTACCCAGACAATCTCTCcccattaggaaagaaaaacaacaacagaacatCCAGCTTATCTCCATCTGGAACTAAAAGGAAGGTTTGGGAGGAGTTGGGAggtagctggggaggggctgggaaatGACCAAATATGTGCCTCTCCTCTGAGGATGAGCAGTCAGGCCTGGAACTGGGATCTTTTTTTAAGACAGCTGGGCAATCCCTCAGCTGTCTCCAGAATCACTAGGTTCACTCTTCCCAAGATTGCCCCACtatgacccccccacccccaaccaccacAGAGACAGTCActggaaagaggaggaaactTTTATCTGTCCCTTCTTGTTCCCTGGCGGCTGAGAACCACCCTTACTTAGCTCCCAtccctccctgcaccctcccctctccacctcctccaccccctcagCACATTCCTGCCTGACAGCTCTGGCTTGTACCTGCCTCACTGCTGTCCACCTTGTTTCAATCAAGTAGGGGGCAGGGAAGTGGACTGCTTGGCTGCACttgtgaggggctgggggctgggagccatgggaggaagggggctgggagCCTTCACTGAGTGCTCCttctaaagcacagagaggtagCTCAGGCCTTCCCTCAGGCCTCTGCACTCTCTACTACCCTTAAGTTTGGGACTCCTCCAAGCCAATAACCCCATtaccatcccccacctccctcctaaACAGAGACCTGTGCTGTCAACAATGGGGGCTGTGACAGTAAGTGCCACGATGCAGCGACGGGTGTCCACTGCAGCTGCCCTGTGGGCTTCATGCTGCAGCCAGACAGGAAGACGTGCAAAGGTAAGGGCTCTCAGAGGACCAGAGCATAGGGGTgagggggctgaggctgggatcAGAGATCTAGTACCTATTATAGGACCTCCTCAACCCCCTGGAGGCTATCCTGATTAGAAAGAACTGGGAGCATGGCTAAGGCTGGTCTTTTGTCCACCTTTCCCAGTTCAGTTCAAGGGGCACAAAAGTCCAGCCAGTCCCTTAGTGCCCGCTGCCCACACCCTACCTTGTTTTCCTTACTCTCATTTCTATCCTGCTCTGGGTCCCTAGCCCTCTTGGTTAATGAACATGTTATTCTCATTTGTCCCTGGGTCTAGAAGGATATTTGAGCCCTGGCTATGTGTGTACAAGGTCACAGATGTGTTCCATAACCTTCATAACCCACATTCCCCAGACCTTCCCACTGGGAAGGCTATACTGGTCAGAGGGAGAATAGGGAAGCACTGAGGCTGGAGACTGGttacctgggttcagatcccagctctgcaatcctgggcaagttacttagtgtctttgtgcctcagttccaCTATAATAATGGCGCTTGTTGTAAGGATTAGATCAGttatataaagattatatattaagtacttagaacagtacctgacaAATGATAGTTATCATTATGATATAATTTCCCATGTTGTCCATCCTATTTCCCCTCCTTTTAATTAGCCAGGTCTGGGAGAAAggtggagtgggggaggaaaaaggaagagtagCCATACTGAAAATAATGATTCATCAGGTCTGTGTCCCCTGGTCACAAGGAGGACTGGAAAGAGGACTGAGctccttctttgtgtcttttggCCCAACAGCTGGCAGAAAGGATGGGGAGACGGGGAGGGCTGGGGCAGCAGGTCAGACAGCCAGAGTTGAGAGGTTTCCTGCTGGGAAGGACTGTTGACAGGTATGCTAAGAGTGAAGTGGAAgactgccctctctgccccctcccccaagtaaGGGTGAATAGCCTGGGTCCTGTCTGCCACCAGCTTGGGGAACTTGACCTCAGGAAGGAAGCTGctcactgcccgccccccccccccttcccttcctagTGCTGAAAGCCGCCTCAGGCCTGAGCCTCTCCAGACCTCCCAGTCCAgccccctgcctggcccctgcccctcccccatcagctACCCAGCCTCACTGGCTCTCCTGGAGGTCCTCCTGCCGGCTCTCTCCTAGCTCCTCCTCTCTGAGGGGCTCACTTTTGAATctccacctctctgtgccccccccccccaccattgcCCTGTTGCCCACTGCCCGGGGCTCTTATGCTAGGCAGGGGTCAGGGACAGGGAAGATATAAGCCTTATCCTCCAGCCTTTTGTGGAAGTGCCATCCACacagagtgaggggcagaaacTAGCCCTGTAGTTCAAATGCCATCCTGCTTCCTACTCCAGGCAGTCCTTGAAGGCCTGACTCTGCTTCCTATCTGTTCCCTTCTGGGAGGGCTCATTTCCAGGAAAGAAACTGGTCCTAATGGCCACAGattccatgagcagggaagaaacagaccagagagtgagagaggagtcAGAAGGGCAGGCCCAGAGCTCTGCTTGATTTTCTCAGTCtctgtgagggagggagggatgttgTCTCCTTATCTGTCCCCAGCCTGTGGTATCACCTTTGGTTCTCTCTACTTTGTCCTGCCTTCCCAGACATAGATGAGTGCCGCTTGAACAACGGGGGCTGTGACCACATTTGCCGCAACACAGTGGGCAGCTTTGAATGCAGCTGCAAGAAGGGCTATAAGCTTCTCATCAATGAGAGGAACTGCCAGGGTGAGCAGACTTGGGCCAAGGGGAAAGCCTTAGGAGAGGTTCTGGGGCTAGGAGAGCTTCAAGGAGGCCAGAGGGCCAGAGTCTGAGGAAGTCAACAGACACTGTGGAGAGCCTCCATGGGCAGTGTCATGCTGCAAATTAGCAAATGTACCCCTTCCTCTTGATGACCAACTCTACCTTGCTTTTGGCAAGGAGGGATGGATTTCACCCCACTTCAAATCCTTGGCAGGATCCAACCTGCCTAACCACATGTGGTGACCCTGATCCACAGGTAccagatctcacagttcctgactcCAAAGACTACAAGTGGAGGGGGCACAGGGGATGGGTAGGCATTGCTAAATCACTGATCTTCGGGCTGGACCATGAGGGAGGGCCAAGGCCCATTCACCTGAGCAAGGGACTGCAGGGTCAAATGCCCCAAGACAGATCCAGTGGCTTGAATCCTTATTCTTCCAGATATAGACGAGTGTTCCTTTGATCGAACCTGTGACCATATATGTGTCAACACACCAGGAAGTTTCCAGTGCCTCTGCCATCATGGCTACCTGCTATATGGTGTCACCCACTGTGGGGGTAAGCCAGCAAGTTTAGACCCTCAGCCACCTGTCGCCTCTCACCTCCACACCCTTCAGTTGAATGAGTTCCTGATTTGGCTCGTTGGCTCTGGGCAATCCCCAGGTACATGTGCCATGTCTGCATCCATCATGATAAAtgggagaaattaagacaacCGGGAGACTAGGAGATCAGGGAACAGCATCCTACCTCCAAAATTTCTATCTCCCATCCCAACGCTGCTTCTTGACTCCCACTCCCATCCTGAACTCTCAAATACAGCCCCAGTggcagaaaggaatggcaggctTTACAAAGCTTGTCAGCTTGGCCGCTTCTCAGTCGTTCTTTGGGGACAGAGATAAAGGAAGGAGATCCTAGGCTTGAGCTTTTCTCAAGCCAGTAGTCATCTTGGAGTGCCTGGAACTCTCACCAAAGGTCCTCACTCACTGCCCACTCCCTGGCTCCTACTGCCCCACCATTGTTggtgtctccctcctccttcccccagatgTGGATGAGTGCAGCATCAACCGGGGAGGCTGCCGCTTTGGCTGCATCAACACTCCAGGCAGCTACCAGTGTACCTGCCCCGCAGGCCAGGGCCGGCTGCACTGGAATGGCAAAGATTGCACAGGTGGGCGGCACCCTCTGCTGGCCAGAGCTGGCACtacatttttggggggtgggaattGGGGTCCTGGAAAGTGGGGAGTTCCATGCCAAGGAAGGGGTAAGGTAGTAGGGGAGTAGAATGTAGCCATTTGAGTTACTGACGTGAAGTTTCTGGTGACAAATCCCTTCATCAGTCTCTGTTTACAGTTATAGTTCTGCATGTAGCTAATGCTCTTCCCAAATCAGCCAAGTGtagagggtgggagaggaaggcCCTCTTCTCCTCaggtctctctccccttcctagAGCCGGTCAAATGTCAGAGCAGTCCTGGTGCCTCGAAAGCCATGCTCAGCTGCAACCGGTCTGGCAAGAAGGACACCTGTGCCCTGACCTGCCCCTCCCGGGCCCGGTTTTTGCCAGGTACATAGAGGTGGTTGCTGTAGGGCTGGCAGGGAGGAAAGGCTGGCTGTTCAGGTAGCTCTCCTGCTTCCCTTGCATTACTCCAACCAGTAGGCGTTGGGGGCGGGCAGCTCAGAGCTGTGACAGCCCCCTTCTCTCAGAGTCTGAGAATGGCTTCACGGTGAGCTGtggcacccccagccccagggccactCCAGCCCGAGCTGGCCACACCGGGAACAGCACAAACTCCAACCACTGCCATGGTGAGCACCAGCCCAGAGGCCTTGTTCCCACCTTATTCTCTTGCTTATTAACCCCGATTTCTCCTCATTAATTCTCCTGGTCTTACTTTTTCCTGGATCCCCTTCCTTGCTCTGTCATTCTCCAGCCCTTTGccttgctccctctgcccctaacaTCTGAGTCCCCTGGCTCTCATAATCCTTCTCCAGCCAAGCCCGTGGCTTATTGCCCAGCTTCTCAATACCCTCCACAGCAGTACCCACCCCCCTCGGCGCCCCCAGGCTGTGCTGAGCTTCTGCCATCCCTCTAGAGGCTGCAGTGCTGTCGGTTAAACAGCGGGCCTCCTTCAAGATCAAGGACGCCAAATGCCGTTTGCACctgagaaacaaaggcaaaacgGAGGAGGCCAGCAGAATCCCGGGACCAGGTCTGGACTGGGGACCCCCCTCCAATGGGTTGTCTGGccaccacacccctcccccacccctcagctccTCTGCTTAGTGAGATCTCTAAAAACCCACTGGCATGCTGAACTCTGGACAGAGCAGAGGGAAGAAGCACTTGTAGGCATAGGGCCCAAGGAAGAAGTCCCAGGATATCCCTCCACCAAATAATAGGTATCCTACCTTAAAAGTGAACTGAGACAGTTGCGGAGATCTGGTGAGGTCTGCTTGGGCTAGGGTGGGAAAGTGAGAGCTGGGAGTGAGAGCCTTCTCTGTCCCCAGGGGGTGCCCCTGGGGTTGACAAGGCCTCTCCCCCAGGTGGTGCCCCCTGCTCTGACTGCCAGATCACCTTTATCCACCTCAAGTGTGACTCCTCTCGGAAGGGCAAGGGCCGGCGGGCCCGGACCCCTCCAGGCAAGGAAGTCACTCGGCTCACCCTGGAACTGGAGGCAGAGGTCAGAGCCGAAGAAACCACAGGTGGGACTGGGGGCActgcagggaggagggtggaaagCAAGGGGTCAGAGGTGGGGAAACCACAAGTCTCAGCAgcaaagggaaggggcagagcttGTACTAAGGGCAGACCATGCCTAACACCAAGCCCAGGAGCCAGTCTCTCTTACCACATCCCTCCTAGCTCCTAGCTttgctccctgccctcctgctcacagccactttctcttccttccctgactCATACCATCATCTACCACCAGCTGGCTGTGGACTGCCTTGCCTCCGACAGCGAATGGAACGGCGGCTGAAAGGGTCCCTGAAGATGCTCAGAAAGTCCATCAACCAGGACCGCTTCCTGCTGCGCCTGGCAGGCCTTGATTATGAACTGGCCCACAAGCCGGGCCCAGGAGCTGGGGAGCGAGCTGAGCCAGCAGAGGCCTGTAGGCCTGGGCAGCACCGTGCTGGGGCTAAGTGTGGTAAGGGAGCTTGCTGGGGAGCGGGGGAGCAGGGGAACGGGGAAGGCCCAACTTGGGCCTGACTCAGAGAGCAGGACACTTTACGGCCTCAGTTGTACCTCAAATTGTGAGGCAGCCAAGACCCTCCTGCCTGTCATCATCCTCTCCCTGGTCCCAGGTTGAAATCTAGAGGGATATCATGTCCAGAGGGGCCATCAACCCTCCTTTACATGGCATTGGCCTCTGATCTTCCCAAGCAGGATTCTGTCTATTCCCAAACAAAGAGATTCTCCTTGAATCTGGGGAAGCGGGAAGGGGAATCCCAGGCCTGGGGGGTGGGAAATAGGGGGGCGGGGTGGCTAGCACGGCCGACTCTCCCTCAGTCAGCTGCCCGCAGGGAACGTATTACCACGGCCAGACGGAGCAGTGTGTGCCATGCCCAGCGGGCACCTTccaggagagagaagggcagcTCTCCTGCGACCTTTGCCCTGGGAGTGATGCCCACGGGCCTCTCGGAGCCACCAACGTCACCACATGTGCAGGTGCCAGGGGAACAAACAATATAGAGTGGGGTAGGGTGGGCACTGGGACGCCCATGGGCATGGGATTTCCCAAGGGCAGGCCCAGGCTCCAGACCACTCTCCTAGTCAACATCCTGTTTGTGTGTCTCTGTCCCGAGACTGGGTGACCCCATGGGGATGACCAGGACCATCCCCATCAGAGTTGGGCCCTTGATTCATTGCAGGTCAGTGCTCTCCTGGCCAATACTCcgttgatgggttcaagccctgccagcCATGTCCACGCGGCACGTACCAACCTGAAGCAGGACGGACCTTGTGCTTCCCTTGTGGTGGGGGCCTCACCACCAAGCATGAGGGGGCCATCTCCTTCCAAGACTGTGACACCAAAGGTGAATGGGCTACACACTGGGGGACTCCCCAACTTTAACTACTTACAAAAAAAACTCTCCAAGTCCTCAGAGTAGACCTGAGTATGCTGGCACACCATCTTCCCCAAACTAGGAAAGGCCCAGCTGCCTGACCAACCAGACCATCCTGCTCATAGGACACATCCTGACCCTCCACCAGTCCCAAGTCTAGGAATTAGGAAATAAATAACAGTGTCACTTACCCCTCTGCTTCAGAGAACTGGTGGCACATTCCCCTCAATACTACCAATGAGTTTCTAGAAGTTTGGCACTACAGTCAGTGCCTGAAAGAAAAGGATTGGCATGGTAGCCAACCACTCTGTAAGTTTGTTTTTCCCTAGGCTTCAATTCTGGCATGACAAAGAAAGGTTGGGACTCGGAAGGAACTTTGGTGTCTTCAGTCTCCTGTGTCCTGCTCATCCCATGCCCCAGAACTCCCACTTGCCTACCATCTTAACGCCTACCTTTCCCCCCTTGCCTGCAGTCCAGTGCTCCCCTGGTCACTACTACAACACCACCATCCATCGCTGTATCCGCTGTGCTATGGGCTCCTATCAGCCTGACTTCCGTCAGAACTTCTGCACCCGCTGTCCAGGAAATACAAGCACTGACTTTGACGGCTCCACCAGTGTGGCCCAGTGCAAGAGTACGTGGCAGGCCAAGCTGTggaaaaaggggcagagaggtctGGGAACAGTGGGcatgggaagaggtggggggtggggcaagtAAACCAACAGGGAGCAAGGCTAGGGAGTGGATGGGCAGGAAAGCCCCACCCTCCATCTCTCCCATCCCACTCAATCTTAAGACCACTTGCTGGGCTGGGCCCCATGGCACCCTCTCCCTGGAGATAGgtgatggggagacagagagaggtgaaGTGAGATGAGAAGGTACTaaaagggcaggaaggaaggtggaCCCAGAACTTGAAGATGATGAAACAGAAGGCAGTTGCCTACAGTGTCTGGTTTCCACTTCAAAATCCTTCAACATCCCTAACCCATTCCCCCACtgacttcccttctctttcttgctctgtcCATCTGGGCTTGGTTACAGATCGCCAGTGTGGTGGGGAGCTGGGTGAGTTCACTGGCTATATCGAGTCCCCCAACTACCCAGGCAACTACCCAGCTGGCGTGGAGTGCGTCTGGAACATCAACCCCCCACCCAAGCGCAAGATCCTTATCGTGGTACCCGAGATCTTCCTGCCATCTGAGGATGAGTGTGGGGACGTCCTCGTCATGAGAAAGAACTGTGGGTGGCTGCAGGGCTGGGCCAGGGAAGGGCAGTTCAAATCtggttgggagggagggacagagagaggaaaaactgGTACAGGAAGAACTAGGGCAGTGAGAAGGGAGGCCTTGGAAGTGGAGAAGCTAACAAAGGAAAACAGCAATGAATGTGCTCTGTGATTGGTGGAGAGCAGAGTTAAGAATGCCAGCATTGGGACTAGAACTCCAAAAGTGTTACATGTCTCACTTTCCTGTTCTAGCATTTTTGCCATTCCATTCATTTAAATGTCAAATTTCTTACACTCTGTGAGTGCCTGGATGTCAAAGAGGAGTTGTGGAACAAGtggagggcagtgggagaggaCATGTGTAcgttggggagtgggggaagtACATGTATGGGGGAGAGTCTCTGTCAGCATgactccttcccccactcagccCTCCTCCAGGGGGGCTTGGGTAGCCTGC
This window contains:
- the SCUBE3 gene encoding signal peptide, CUB and EGF-like domain-containing protein 3 isoform X6, which gives rise to MGSGRVPGLCLLVLLVHARAAQHSKAAQDVDECVEGTDNCHIDAICQNTPRSYKCICKSGYTGDGKHCKDVDECEREDNAGCVHDCVNIPGNYRCTCYDGFHLAHDGHNCLDVDECAEGNGGCQQSCVNMMGSYECHCREGFFLSDNQHTCIQRPEEGMNCMNKNHGCAHICRETPKGGIACECRPGFELTKNQRDCKLTCNYGNGGCQHTCDDTEQGPRCGCHVKFVLHTDGKTCIGERRLEQHIPPQAVSNETCAVNNGGCDSKCHDAATGVHCSCPVGFMLQPDRKTCKDIDECRLNNGGCDHICRNTVGSFECSCKKGYKLLINERNCQDIDECSFDRTCDHICVNTPGSFQCLCHHGYLLYGVTHCGDVDECSINRGGCRFGCINTPGSYQCTCPAGQGRLHWNGKDCTEPVKCQSSPGASKAMLSCNRSGKKDTCALTCPSRARFLPEAAVLSVKQRASFKIKDAKCRLHLRNKGKTEEASRIPGPGGAPCSDCQITFIHLKCDSSRKGKGRRARTPPGKEVTRLTLELEAEVRAEETTAGCGLPCLRQRMERRLKGSLKMLRKSINQDRFLLRLAGLDYELAHKPGPGAGERAEPAEACRPGQHRAGAKCVSCPQGTYYHGQTEQCVPCPAGTFQEREGQLSCDLCPGSDAHGPLGATNVTTCAGQCSPGQYSVDGFKPCQPCPRGTYQPEAGRTLCFPCGGGLTTKHEGAISFQDCDTKVQCSPGHYYNTTIHRCIRCAMGSYQPDFRQNFCTRCPGNTSTDFDGSTSVAQCKSTWQAKLWKKGQRDRQCGGELGEFTGYIESPNYPGNYPAGVECVWNINPPPKRKILIVVPEIFLPSEDECGDVLVMRKNSSPSSITTYETCQTYERPIAFTARSRKLWINFKTSEANSARGFQIPYVTYDEDYEQLVEDIVRDGRLYASENHQEILKDKKLIKAFFEVLAHPQNYFKYTEKHKEMLPKSFIKLLRSKVSSFLRPYK
- the SCUBE3 gene encoding signal peptide, CUB and EGF-like domain-containing protein 3 isoform X8; the protein is MGSGRVPGLCLLVLLVHARAAQHSKAAQDVDECVEGTDNCHIDAICQNTPRSYKCICKSGYTGDGKHCKDVDECEREDNAGCVHDCVNIPGNYRCTCYDGFHLAHDGHNCLDVDECAEGNGGCQQSCVNMMGSYECHCREGFFLSDNQHTCIQRPEEGMNCMNKNHGCAHICRETPKGGIACECRPGFELTKNQRDCKLTCNYGNGGCQHTCDDTEQGPRCGCHVKFVLHTDGKTCIGERRLEQHIPPQAVSNETCAVNNGGCDSKCHDAATGVHCSCPVGFMLQPDRKTCKDIDECRLNNGGCDHICRNTVGSFECSCKKGYKLLINERNCQDIDECSFDRTCDHICVNTPGSFQCLCHHGYLLYGVTHCGDVDECSINRGGCRFGCINTPGSYQCTCPAGQGRLHWNGKDCTEPVKCQSSPGASKAMLSCNRSGKKDTCALTCPSRARFLPESENGFTVSCGTPSPRATPARAGHTGNSTNSNHCHEAAVLSVKQRASFKIKDAKCRLHLRNKGKTEEASRIPGPGGAPCSDCQITFIHLKCDSSRKGKGRRARTPPGKEVTRLTLELEAEVRAEETTAGCGLPCLRQRMERRLKGSLKMLRKSINQDRFLLRLAGLDYELAHKPGPGAGERAEPAEACRPGQHRAGAKCGQCSPGQYSVDGFKPCQPCPRGTYQPEAGRTLCFPCGGGLTTKHEGAISFQDCDTKVQCSPGHYYNTTIHRCIRCAMGSYQPDFRQNFCTRCPGNTSTDFDGSTSVAQCKNRQCGGELGEFTGYIESPNYPGNYPAGVECVWNINPPPKRKILIVVPEIFLPSEDECGDVLVMRKNSSPSSITTYETCQTYERPIAFTARSRKLWINFKTSEANSARGFQIPYVTYDEDYEQLVEDIVRDGRLYASENHQEILKDKKLIKAFFEVLAHPQNYFKYTEKHKEMLPKSFIKLLRSKVSSFLRPYK
- the SCUBE3 gene encoding signal peptide, CUB and EGF-like domain-containing protein 3 isoform X4; translation: MGSGRVPGLCLLVLLVHARAAQHSKAAQDVDECVEGTDNCHIDAICQNTPRSYKCICKSGYTGDGKHCKDVDECEREDNAGCVHDCVNIPGNYRCTCYDGFHLAHDGHNCLDVDECAEGNGGCQQSCVNMMGSYECHCREGFFLSDNQHTCIQRPEEGMNCMNKNHGCAHICRETPKGGIACECRPGFELTKNQRDCKLTCNYGNGGCQHTCDDTEQGPRCGCHVKFVLHTDGKTCIETCAVNNGGCDSKCHDAATGVHCSCPVGFMLQPDRKTCKDIDECRLNNGGCDHICRNTVGSFECSCKKGYKLLINERNCQDIDECSFDRTCDHICVNTPGSFQCLCHHGYLLYGVTHCGDVDECSINRGGCRFGCINTPGSYQCTCPAGQGRLHWNGKDCTEPVKCQSSPGASKAMLSCNRSGKKDTCALTCPSRARFLPESENGFTVSCGTPSPRATPARAGHTGNSTNSNHCHEAAVLSVKQRASFKIKDAKCRLHLRNKGKTEEASRIPGPGGAPCSDCQITFIHLKCDSSRKGKGRRARTPPGKEVTRLTLELEAEVRAEETTAGCGLPCLRQRMERRLKGSLKMLRKSINQDRFLLRLAGLDYELAHKPGPGAGERAEPAEACRPGQHRAGAKCVSCPQGTYYHGQTEQCVPCPAGTFQEREGQLSCDLCPGSDAHGPLGATNVTTCAGQCSPGQYSVDGFKPCQPCPRGTYQPEAGRTLCFPCGGGLTTKHEGAISFQDCDTKVQCSPGHYYNTTIHRCIRCAMGSYQPDFRQNFCTRCPGNTSTDFDGSTSVAQCKNRQCGGELGEFTGYIESPNYPGNYPAGVECVWNINPPPKRKILIVVPEIFLPSEDECGDVLVMRKNSSPSSITTYETCQTYERPIAFTARSRKLWINFKTSEANSARGFQIPYVTYDEDYEQLVEDIVRDGRLYASENHQEILKDKKLIKAFFEVLAHPQNYFKYTEKHKEMLPKSFIKLLRSKVSSFLRPYK
- the SCUBE3 gene encoding signal peptide, CUB and EGF-like domain-containing protein 3 isoform X11, whose amino-acid sequence is MGSGRVPGLCLLVLLVHARAAQHSKAAQDVDECVEGTDNCHIDAICQNTPRSYKCICKSGYTGDGKHCKDVDECEREDNAGCVHDCVNIPGNYRCTCYDGFHLAHDGHNCLDVDECAEGNGGCQQSCVNMMGSYECHCREGFFLSDNQHTCIQRPEEGMNCMNKNHGCAHICRETPKGGIACECRPGFELTKNQRDCKLTCNYGNGGCQHTCDDTEQGPRCGCHVKFVLHTDGKTCIGERRLEQHIPPQAVSNETCAVNNGGCDSKCHDAATGVHCSCPVGFMLQPDRKTCKDIDECRLNNGGCDHICRNTVGSFECSCKKGYKLLINERNCQDIDECSFDRTCDHICVNTPGSFQCLCHHGYLLYGVTHCGDVDECSINRGGCRFGCINTPGSYQCTCPAGQGRLHWNGKDCTEPVKCQSSPGASKAMLSCNRSGKKDTCALTCPSRARFLPESENGFTVSCGTPSPRATPARAGHTGNSTNSNHCHEAAVLSVKQRASFKIKDAKCRLHLRNKGKTEEASRIPGPGGAPCSDCQITFIHLKCDSSRKGKGRRARTPPGKEVTRLTLELEAEVRAEETTAGCGLPCLRQRMERRLKGSLKMLRKSINQDRFLLRLAGLDYELAHKPGPGAGERAEPAEACRPGQHRAGAKCAARRERITTARRSSVCHAQRAPSRREKGSSPATFALGVMPTGLSEPPTSPHVQVSALLANTPLMGSSPASHVHAARTNLKQDGPCASLVVGASPPSMRGPSPSKTVTPKSSAPLVTTTTPPSIAVSAVLWAPISLTSVRTSAPAVQEIQALTLTAPPVWPSARATTQLAWSASGTSTPHPSARSLSWYPRSSCHLRMSVGTSSS
- the SCUBE3 gene encoding signal peptide, CUB and EGF-like domain-containing protein 3 isoform X2, coding for MGSGRVPGLCLLVLLVHARAAQHSKAAQDVDECVEGTDNCHIDAICQNTPRSYKCICKSGYTGDGKHCKDVDECEREDNAGCVHDCVNIPGNYRCTCYDGFHLAHDGHNCLDVDECAEGNGGCQQSCVNMMGSYECHCREGFFLSDNQHTCIQRPEEGMNCMNKNHGCAHICRETPKGGIACECRPGFELTKNQRDCKLTCNYGNGGCQHTCDDTEQGPRCGCHVKFVLHTDGKTCIGERRLEQHIPPQAVSNETCAVNNGGCDSKCHDAATGVHCSCPVGFMLQPDRKTCKDIDECRLNNGGCDHICRNTVGSFECSCKKGYKLLINERNCQDIDECSFDRTCDHICVNTPGSFQCLCHHGYLLYGVTHCGDVDECSINRGGCRFGCINTPGSYQCTCPAGQGRLHWNGKDCTEPVKCQSSPGASKAMLSCNRSGKKDTCALTCPSRARFLPESENGFTVSCGTPSPRATPARAGHTGNSTNSNHCHEAAVLSVKQRASFKIKDAKCRLHLRNKGKTEEASRIPGPGGAPCSDCQITFIHLKCDSSRKGKGRRARTPPGKEVTRLTLELEAEVRAEETTAGCGLPCLRQRMERRLKGSLKMLRKSINQDRFLLRLAGLDYELAHKPGPGAGERAEPAEACRPGQHRAGAKCVSCPQGTYYHGQTEQCVPCPAGTFQEREGQLSCDLCPGSDAHGPLGATNVTTCAGQCSPGQYSVDGFKPCQPCPRGTYQPEAGRTLCFPCGGGLTTKHEGAISFQDCDTKVQCSPGHYYNTTIHRCIRCAMGSYQPDFRQNFCTRCPGNTSTDFDGSTSVAQCKNRQCGGELGEFTGYIESPNYPGNYPAGVECVWNINPPPKRKILIVVPEIFLPSEDECGDVLVMRKNSSPSSITTYETCQTYERPIAFTARSRKLWINFKTSEANSARGFQIPYVTYDEDYEQLVEDIVRDGRLYASENHQEILKDKKLIKAFFEVLAHPQNYFKYTEKHKEMLPKSFIKLLRSKVSSFLRPYK